A single window of Streptomyces cathayae DNA harbors:
- a CDS encoding enolase C-terminal domain-like protein has translation MTDTPVVERVDTAVYTVPTDAPEADGTLGWDSTTLVLATVRCGNVTGLGYTYAPAAAAHVIEDLLTDVVTGSPALDVPRVNEAMRRAVRNAGLPGVAAQAIAAVDIALWDGKARLLGLPLVHLLGAARDEVPVYGSGGFTTYDDDRQERQLRGWVEEEDVPRVKIKIAESWGSREERDRRRVARARAVIGDAAELYVDANGGYRAEQAVRVSRALADEGVTWFEEPVSADHPATLAAIRARVTPEVAAGEYGYTLPYFEHLLAAGAVGCLQADVTRCGGITVWLRAAALAQARGVDISGHCAPHAHAHAAATVPNLRHLEWFHDHVRVERLLFDGVLAPTGGTLTPGAGGAPGLGLTLATERARPYRVD, from the coding sequence GTGACCGACACCCCGGTCGTGGAACGGGTGGACACCGCCGTCTACACGGTGCCCACCGACGCCCCCGAGGCGGACGGCACCCTCGGCTGGGACAGCACCACCCTGGTCCTGGCCACCGTCCGCTGCGGGAACGTCACCGGCCTCGGCTACACCTACGCGCCCGCCGCCGCGGCACACGTCATCGAGGACCTGCTCACCGACGTGGTCACCGGCTCCCCGGCGCTCGACGTGCCGCGCGTCAACGAGGCCATGCGGCGCGCGGTGCGCAACGCCGGGCTGCCGGGCGTCGCCGCACAGGCGATCGCGGCCGTGGACATCGCGCTGTGGGACGGCAAGGCCCGCCTGCTCGGCCTGCCCCTCGTGCACCTGCTGGGCGCGGCCCGCGACGAGGTGCCCGTCTACGGCAGCGGCGGCTTCACCACCTACGACGACGACCGGCAGGAGCGTCAACTGCGCGGCTGGGTCGAGGAGGAGGACGTTCCCCGCGTCAAGATCAAGATCGCGGAGTCGTGGGGCAGCCGCGAGGAACGGGACCGGCGGCGCGTCGCCAGGGCCCGTGCCGTCATCGGCGACGCCGCCGAACTGTACGTCGACGCCAACGGCGGCTACCGCGCCGAACAGGCCGTACGCGTGAGCCGGGCACTCGCCGACGAGGGGGTGACCTGGTTCGAGGAACCCGTCTCCGCCGACCACCCGGCCACCCTCGCCGCGATCCGCGCCCGCGTCACCCCGGAGGTGGCGGCCGGCGAGTACGGCTACACCCTGCCGTACTTCGAGCACCTGCTCGCCGCCGGCGCCGTGGGCTGCCTGCAGGCCGACGTCACCCGCTGCGGGGGCATCACCGTCTGGCTGCGCGCCGCCGCCCTCGCGCAGGCCCGCGGTGTCGACATCTCCGGGCACTGCGCCCCGCACGCCCACGCGCACGCCGCCGCCACGGTGCCCAACCTGCGCCACCTGGAGTGGTTCCACGACCACGTCCGCGTCGAACGCCTCCTCTTCGACGGCGTCCTCGCCCCCACCGGCGGCACCCTCACCCCCGGCGCCGGCGGCGCGCCCGGCCTCGGCCTCACCCTCGCCACGGAGCGGGCGCGGCCCTACCGGGTGGACTGA
- a CDS encoding glycoside hydrolase family 15 protein: MTTTAFPPHPLHDYALLADGERGALVGPDGAITWLCAPTWHDEAVFAALIGGRGAYAVTPRARCVPGGYYEEGTLIRRSRWVTAEGVLECREALAFPGEPDRLVLLRRLIAVDGPAHVRVVLDPRADYGRAPAASPHRGEDGVWHLTSGRHRLRWQGAAEAAAGAEGLSTDLLLGPGETHDLVLECSTSPLPRHLPRAGPAWAATERAWREAVPPLRNTVATLDSRLSYAVLRGLTGHGGGMVAAVTTSLPERAEAGRNYDYRYVWIRDQSYAGQAAAAAGCPELLDAAVRFVGERLLADGPRLAPAYTVHGHAVPGQRELDLPGYPGGFSQVGNHVSDQFQLDCFGEALLLFAAAHRADRLDADAWKAAGLAVRAIAERRSEPDAGIWELEARPWTHSRLICVAGLRALAGAAPRHPLADPCTRLADTLLAAVSADCVHPDGHWQRAPDDPAVDAALLLPAVRGAPAADDPRTRATLAACRDRLAQDHFVYRFRHDDRPLAEAEGAFLLCGFAMALAEHQQGHPVDAYRWFERNRGACGASGLYAEEFDIAQRQLRGNLPQAFVHALLLESAARLSHDPGAARRRERS; this comes from the coding sequence ATGACCACCACGGCGTTCCCGCCGCACCCCCTGCACGACTACGCGCTCCTGGCCGACGGCGAGCGCGGCGCCCTCGTCGGACCCGACGGCGCCATCACCTGGCTGTGCGCTCCCACCTGGCACGACGAGGCGGTCTTCGCCGCCCTCATCGGTGGCCGCGGTGCCTACGCCGTCACCCCCCGCGCCCGCTGTGTCCCCGGCGGCTACTACGAGGAGGGCACGCTGATCCGGCGCAGCCGCTGGGTCACCGCCGAAGGCGTCCTCGAGTGCCGCGAGGCACTCGCCTTCCCCGGCGAGCCGGACCGGCTGGTCCTGCTGCGGCGGCTGATCGCCGTCGACGGACCGGCCCACGTCCGCGTCGTCCTCGACCCGCGCGCCGACTACGGCCGCGCACCGGCCGCCTCCCCGCACCGCGGCGAGGACGGCGTGTGGCACCTCACCTCCGGCCGCCACCGGCTGCGCTGGCAGGGCGCCGCCGAAGCCGCGGCCGGCGCGGAGGGCCTGAGCACCGACCTGCTCCTCGGGCCCGGCGAGACGCACGACCTGGTCCTGGAATGCTCCACCTCCCCGCTCCCCCGTCACCTCCCGCGGGCCGGGCCGGCCTGGGCCGCGACCGAGCGGGCCTGGCGGGAGGCGGTGCCCCCGCTGCGGAACACCGTCGCCACCCTCGACAGCCGGCTCTCCTACGCGGTGCTGCGCGGCCTGACCGGTCACGGCGGCGGCATGGTCGCCGCGGTCACCACCAGCCTCCCCGAACGCGCGGAAGCAGGCCGCAACTACGACTACCGGTACGTGTGGATCCGCGACCAGAGCTACGCGGGGCAGGCGGCGGCCGCAGCCGGCTGTCCCGAACTGCTCGACGCGGCCGTCCGGTTCGTCGGCGAGCGGCTCCTCGCCGACGGCCCGCGGCTGGCCCCCGCCTACACCGTGCACGGCCACGCGGTGCCGGGACAACGGGAGTTGGACCTGCCCGGCTATCCCGGCGGCTTCAGCCAGGTGGGCAACCACGTGTCGGACCAGTTCCAGCTGGACTGCTTCGGGGAGGCACTGCTGTTGTTCGCCGCCGCCCACCGCGCGGACCGCCTGGACGCCGACGCCTGGAAGGCCGCCGGCCTCGCGGTGCGGGCCATCGCCGAACGCCGAAGTGAACCGGACGCCGGTATCTGGGAGTTGGAGGCCAGGCCGTGGACCCACAGCCGGCTCATCTGCGTCGCCGGACTCCGCGCCCTGGCCGGCGCGGCTCCCCGCCACCCCCTCGCCGACCCCTGCACCCGGCTCGCCGACACCCTGCTCGCCGCCGTGTCCGCCGACTGCGTGCACCCCGACGGCCACTGGCAGCGCGCCCCCGACGACCCGGCGGTCGACGCGGCTCTGCTGCTGCCCGCCGTCCGCGGCGCCCCGGCCGCCGACGATCCGCGCACCCGCGCCACCCTCGCCGCCTGCCGTGACCGACTGGCCCAGGACCACTTCGTCTACCGCTTCCGCCACGACGACCGGCCGCTGGCGGAAGCGGAGGGAGCGTTCCTGCTGTGCGGGTTCGCCATGGCACTGGCCGAACACCAGCAGGGCCACCCGGTCGACGCGTACCGCTGGTTCGAACGGAACCGTGGCGCCTGCGGCGCGTCCGGCCTGTACGCCGAGGAGTTCGACATCGCCCAGCGGCAGCTGCGCGGCAACCTCCCGCAGGCCTTCGTGCACGCCCTGCTGCTGGAATCCGCCGCCCGCCTCTCCCACGATCCCGGCGCCGCACGGCGCCGAGAACGGAGCTGA
- a CDS encoding SDR family oxidoreductase: MPETVVITGSSAGVGRATARLYAERGANVVLVARGRAGLEAAAQEVESLGGHPLVHLADTADAHQVETAAEAAERSFGPIDVWINCAFTGVFAPFDEITADEYERATQVTYLGFVNGTRAALKRMLPRDRGTVVQVGSALGERAIPLQSAYCGAKHAINGFTSSLRTELLHRGSNVHVTVAQLPGVNTPQFSWVHSRLPRHPQPVPPVYQPEVAARGVVYAADHPRRKQYYVGATTVATVWANRLAPALLDRYLARTGFDSQQTDRRPPSDESNLFAPVDETKGSDHGAHGVFDDMAHGRSFQAALSRHPAAAASALTAGIATAAAAVLTRRARTATAHRA; this comes from the coding sequence ATGCCCGAGACCGTCGTCATCACCGGATCCAGCGCCGGCGTCGGCCGCGCCACCGCCCGCCTCTACGCCGAGCGCGGCGCCAACGTGGTGCTGGTCGCCCGCGGCCGGGCCGGTCTGGAGGCCGCCGCACAGGAGGTCGAGTCCCTCGGCGGCCACCCGCTCGTCCACCTCGCCGACACCGCCGACGCGCACCAGGTCGAGACGGCCGCCGAGGCCGCCGAGCGGTCCTTCGGCCCCATCGACGTCTGGATCAACTGCGCGTTCACCGGTGTCTTCGCCCCCTTCGACGAGATCACCGCCGACGAGTACGAGCGTGCCACCCAGGTGACCTACCTCGGCTTCGTCAACGGCACCCGGGCCGCGCTGAAGCGGATGCTGCCCCGCGACCGCGGCACCGTCGTACAGGTCGGCTCCGCACTGGGCGAACGGGCCATCCCGCTGCAGTCGGCGTACTGCGGCGCGAAACACGCCATCAACGGCTTCACGTCCTCGCTGCGCACCGAACTGCTGCACCGCGGCAGCAACGTACACGTCACGGTCGCCCAGCTGCCCGGCGTCAACACCCCGCAGTTCTCCTGGGTGCACTCACGCCTGCCCCGGCATCCACAGCCCGTTCCGCCCGTCTACCAGCCGGAGGTGGCCGCGCGAGGCGTGGTGTACGCCGCCGACCACCCGCGCCGCAAGCAGTACTACGTCGGAGCCACCACGGTGGCGACCGTCTGGGCCAACCGCCTGGCCCCCGCCCTGCTCGACCGCTACCTCGCCCGCACCGGCTTCGACTCCCAGCAGACCGACCGGCGGCCGCCGAGCGACGAGAGCAACCTCTTCGCACCGGTCGACGAGACGAAGGGCTCCGACCACGGTGCCCACGGCGTGTTCGACGACATGGCGCACGGCCGTTCGTTCCAGGCCGCTCTGTCCCGTCACCCCGCCGCGGCCGCCTCGGCCCTCACGGCGGGCATCGCCACCGCGGCAGCGGCCGTACTGACCAGGCGCGCCCGCACCGCGACGGCACATCGCGCGTGA
- a CDS encoding RNA-guided endonuclease InsQ/TnpB family protein — protein sequence MSRFRMYPTTAQAGVMLGHCAHARYVWNLAVEQHAHWRPGSRSAPGFAEQCRQLTEARRESAWLRAGNADVQQQALKDFARAKTARFASGFGEPTWRRKHQHEGFRVIGTDRVPESHPDGTPKLNATGRQVMGRSVVVQKLNRRWARVKVPGCGWVRFRLTRAGLPQAKTFRVTFRNQQWHIAFTVIPEPTGAPGTGEVIGIDRGVKITAALSDGRRLNCPQLTPRERARVRKHQRRAARAPRGSEAKAAEYAKVARIKAREADRRKDWCEKTSTMLARTCRLIRFEKLNITTMTRSAKGTVAQPGRRVRQKAGLNRAILAQGWGLLRRRTGEKAPGRVEDVPAPYTSLRCSACGWIEKDSRKSQAEFVCISCGFTCNADENAAVNVAAGQGGIPRPRRTAGAGGVTAATGHSSTREPRPTRVGIPLL from the coding sequence ATGTCACGGTTCCGGATGTACCCGACCACCGCGCAGGCGGGCGTCATGCTCGGGCACTGCGCGCACGCCCGGTACGTGTGGAACCTGGCCGTCGAGCAGCACGCGCACTGGCGGCCGGGCAGCAGGTCCGCGCCGGGTTTCGCGGAGCAGTGCCGTCAGCTCACCGAGGCCCGGCGGGAGAGCGCCTGGCTGCGGGCCGGGAACGCGGACGTGCAGCAGCAGGCCCTGAAGGACTTCGCCAGGGCCAAGACGGCCCGGTTCGCCTCCGGGTTCGGTGAGCCGACCTGGCGCAGGAAGCACCAGCATGAGGGCTTCCGGGTGATCGGCACCGACCGGGTCCCGGAGTCCCATCCGGACGGCACCCCGAAGCTGAACGCCACGGGCCGGCAGGTGATGGGCCGCTCGGTGGTGGTGCAGAAACTCAACCGGCGCTGGGCGCGGGTGAAGGTGCCCGGCTGCGGCTGGGTGCGCTTCCGGCTCACCCGCGCCGGGCTGCCGCAGGCGAAGACCTTCCGGGTCACCTTCCGCAACCAGCAGTGGCACATCGCCTTCACCGTGATCCCCGAGCCGACCGGCGCACCGGGTACGGGGGAGGTCATCGGCATCGACCGGGGCGTGAAGATCACCGCTGCCCTGTCCGACGGGCGGAGGCTGAACTGCCCGCAGCTCACCCCCCGGGAGCGGGCCCGGGTCCGCAAGCACCAGCGCCGGGCGGCCCGCGCCCCCAGGGGCAGCGAGGCCAAGGCCGCCGAGTATGCGAAGGTGGCCCGGATCAAGGCGCGGGAGGCGGACAGGCGCAAGGACTGGTGCGAGAAGACCTCCACCATGCTCGCCCGCACCTGCCGCCTGATCCGGTTCGAGAAGCTGAACATCACCACCATGACCCGCTCGGCGAAGGGAACCGTCGCACAGCCCGGCAGGCGGGTGCGGCAGAAGGCCGGGCTGAACCGGGCGATCCTCGCCCAGGGCTGGGGCCTGCTGCGCCGCCGGACCGGGGAGAAGGCCCCGGGCCGGGTCGAGGACGTGCCCGCCCCCTACACCTCTCTGCGGTGCAGTGCCTGCGGCTGGATCGAGAAGGACTCGCGCAAGAGCCAAGCCGAGTTCGTCTGCATCTCCTGCGGGTTCACCTGTAACGCGGATGAGAACGCAGCAGTCAACGTCGCGGCAGGACAGGGCGGGATCCCCCGCCCCCGGCGCACAGCCGGTGCCGGAGGGGTGACAGCGGCCACCGGCCACTCGAGCACCCGTGAACCTCGACCCACCCGGGTCGGAATCCCCCTCCTTTGA
- a CDS encoding TIGR03557 family F420-dependent LLM class oxidoreductase → MADFGYFLSCEEHSPAELVEQARMAEQAGFDSLWISDHYHPWNDRQGQSPFVWTVIGALSQAVSLPVETAVTCPLVRTHPAVIAQAAATSAAQLGGRFRLGVGTGEALNEHILGTPWPEAPVRLEMLEEALQIIRQLFTGEQTSHRGKHYTVENARLYTLPDEPVPIDVSAFGPQAAEVAARIGDGLITMAPDAAMVERFRRGGGGTKPVYGGLKVCWGADREEALRTAHHLWANEQLPGELPQILPTPRHFEQASELVTEERVASAVPCGDHPKTHLEALSAFVDAGFDTVYVNQIGKDQQGFFDFYRTKVLPQLRG, encoded by the coding sequence ATGGCCGACTTCGGATACTTCCTGTCGTGCGAGGAGCACAGCCCGGCTGAACTCGTCGAACAGGCCAGAATGGCCGAACAGGCCGGCTTCGACTCCCTCTGGATCTCGGACCACTACCACCCGTGGAACGACCGGCAGGGCCAGAGCCCGTTCGTGTGGACGGTGATCGGCGCCCTGTCCCAGGCCGTCTCGCTGCCCGTCGAAACGGCGGTGACCTGCCCCCTCGTACGGACCCATCCCGCGGTGATCGCCCAGGCGGCCGCCACCTCCGCCGCCCAGCTGGGTGGCCGTTTCCGACTGGGGGTGGGGACCGGCGAGGCGCTCAACGAGCACATCCTGGGCACCCCCTGGCCCGAGGCGCCGGTGCGCCTGGAGATGCTGGAGGAGGCGCTCCAGATCATCCGGCAGCTGTTCACCGGCGAGCAGACGAGCCACCGCGGCAAGCACTACACCGTGGAGAACGCCCGGCTGTACACCCTGCCCGACGAGCCGGTGCCCATCGACGTCTCCGCCTTCGGCCCGCAGGCCGCCGAGGTCGCGGCACGCATCGGCGACGGTCTGATCACGATGGCGCCCGACGCCGCCATGGTCGAGCGCTTCCGCCGCGGTGGCGGCGGCACCAAGCCGGTGTACGGCGGACTGAAGGTGTGCTGGGGCGCGGACCGGGAGGAGGCGCTGCGCACCGCACACCACCTGTGGGCCAACGAGCAGCTGCCCGGGGAGCTTCCGCAGATCCTGCCGACCCCCCGCCATTTCGAGCAGGCGTCCGAGTTGGTCACCGAGGAGCGGGTGGCGTCCGCCGTACCGTGCGGCGACCACCCGAAGACGCACCTCGAGGCCCTGTCGGCGTTCGTCGACGCGGGATTCGACACCGTGTACGTCAACCAGATCGGCAAGGACCAGCAGGGCTTCTTCGACTTCTACCGCACGAAGGTCCTGCCGCAGCTGCGCGGCTGA
- a CDS encoding cysteine hydrolase family protein yields the protein MERPADTTHPALVVIDMINTYEHEDAELLVPSARRVVPVLAELIRRARGADVPVVYANDNFGLWRSHQGELVDTALAGPHADLIEPITPDDESLFVVKARHSVFYETPLSYLLWRLGVGHVVLSGQVTEQCVLYSALDAHIRHLEVTVPRDAVASIHPHLESAALEMMERNMGARVATAKEIDFS from the coding sequence ATGGAGCGACCCGCGGACACGACGCATCCCGCTCTCGTCGTGATCGACATGATCAACACCTATGAACACGAGGACGCCGAGCTGCTCGTACCGTCCGCCCGACGGGTCGTGCCCGTCCTGGCGGAGCTGATCCGGCGGGCCCGCGGAGCGGACGTACCGGTGGTCTACGCGAACGACAACTTCGGCCTGTGGCGCTCCCACCAGGGAGAACTCGTGGACACCGCGCTGGCCGGTCCCCATGCCGACCTGATCGAACCGATCACGCCCGACGACGAGTCGCTCTTCGTGGTGAAGGCCCGCCACTCCGTCTTCTACGAGACCCCCCTGTCCTACCTCCTGTGGCGGCTGGGCGTCGGACACGTGGTGCTGAGCGGTCAGGTCACCGAGCAGTGCGTCCTGTACTCCGCCCTGGACGCGCACATCCGCCACCTGGAGGTCACCGTGCCCAGGGACGCCGTCGCCTCCATCCATCCCCATCTGGAGTCCGCCGCCCTGGAGATGATGGAGCGCAACATGGGCGCCCGGGTCGCCACGGCGAAGGAGATCGACTTCTCGTGA